A segment of the Marinobacter arenosus genome:
GGGACGGAGACGGCTACCGGATCAGCGGCCACAAGACCGCCGTCCTGCACGGCGGACAGGCCCAACAGGTTATCGTGTCAGCCCGCACCAGCGGCGAGCCGGGCGATGAGCGCGGCCTATCACTGTTTCTGGTCGACACCTCGACCCCGGGTATCCAGGTGGACGACTTTGCGACCCACGATGGCCATCGCATGGCGGACATCCAGTTCAGCGGGGTAAGCGTCAGCGCCGACCATCTGATTGGCACCCTCGATGAGGCCTTCCCGGCCATTGAGAAGGCCACCGATCTGGGCATTGCTGCCCTGTGCGCGGAGGCGGTCGGCGCCATGGAAGCCATGAACGCCACCACCCTGGAGTACATCAGGACCCGCAAGCAGTTTGGCGTGGCCATCGGCAAGTTCCAGGTGTTGCAGCATCGGATGGCTGATATGTTTATCCAGGCCGAGCAGGCGAAATCCATGGCCATTCTGGCCGCCAGCGAGGCCGACTCCGACGTCCGCACGCAACGTCGGGAAGCCCTGTCCATGGCCAAGACCCTGGTGGGCCAGGCCGCCCGCTTTGTCGGTCAGGAAGGTGTGCAGCTGCACGGCGGCATGGGGGTGACCGACGAGATGTTCGCCGCCCACCTGTTCAAGCGCCTGACCCTGATCAACCTGCTGTTTGGCGACGCCGACCACCATCTGGCCCAGGTCAGTGACGGCCTGCTGGCCGCGAGCGCCTGAGTTCGACCCTACAGAAGAGGAACCCATTATGAGCGTGAAACAGTTACTGGACCTGACCGGAAAGGTCGCTTTCATCACCGGTGGCTCCCGGGGCCTCGGACTGCAGATGGCGGAAGCGCTGGGCGAACTGGGCGCCAGCGTCGCCATCAGTGCCCGCAAGCAGCATGAGCTGGATGCCGCCAAAGAGCATCTGGAGGGGCTGGGCGTGAAGGTGATCACCATCGCCGCGGATCTGGGCAATCTCGAGGGGATTCCGGCGGTGGTCGATCAGGTGGTCGACCAGCTGGGCGACATCGACATCCTGGTGAACAACGCCGGCGCCACCTGGGGCGCCCCGGCCGAGGACTACCCGGCCGAAGGCTGGATGAAGGTGATGAACCTGAACGTCAACGCCAGCTTCTTCCTGACCCAGACCGTGGGCAAGCGCTGCATGATCCCGCGCCAGACCGGCAAGGTCATCAACATCGCCTCCATCGCTGGACTTTCCGGCAATCCGGAGGGCATGAAGACCATCGCCTACAACACCAGCAAGGGTGCCATGGTGAACTTCACCCGGGCGCTGGCCGCCGAGTGGGGCCGGTACAACATCAACGTGAACGCCCTGTGCCCCGGTTTCTTCCCCTCGAAGATGTCCCAGGGGTTGCTGGATGCCCAGGGCGAGAAGATGCTGGAGCGCATCCCCTTGAACCGTTTCGGCGGCGAGGAAGACCTCAAGGGTGCCGCGGTGCTGCTGGCCTCCGAGGCCGGTCGTCACATCACCGGGCAGTGCCTGGCCGTGGACGGCGGCACCCTCGTAAGCTGAGATGTGAGCTGAGCTCTGCCGGTTCCCGGCTGTCCCGCACCGCTGGATTGGCTATGCTAAAGGCTGCTGCGGTATCGCAATCAGGATGCGATGATCGGGATTGACCATGAATCCAAGGGCTCTGGGCGCACCACGTCGATTCGTCCGGGCGGCCATGCTTGTGGCCGCTCTGGCCTGTGCGCCCCCGGCAATGGCACAGTGCCCCGAACCCATCTCGCCAGATGAACGGCTGCGCCGGGCAGCCAGCGTCACCCTGACCGGCGCGGGTGTCATCACCGCCTGGGGTGTCACCCACTGGGATTATTTCAGTACCAGCCCGAGCGCCTCGTCGGAAGGCTGGTTCGGCCAGGACAGCCCCGAGGGCGGCGCCGACAAGCTTGGTCACCTGTTCACCACCTACGCCACGGCTCAGGGCATCGCCAGCCTGTACGAGCACTGGTGCTTCACCCCGGAGAACGCTGCCCGGTACGGTGCGCTGTCCTCGTTTGCCATCCTGGGGTATATGGAATTCGGAGACGCCTTCAGCGACTTCGGTTTCTCCTACGAGGATCTGATCGCCAATGCCGCCGGCGCCCTCGCGGGCTATTACCGGTACCGCTTTCCAAGCCTGGCCGAAAAGGTCGACCTGCGCTGGGAGTATGGCTTTGAGCCAAACCAGATTGACGTCACCACCGATTACGACAACTC
Coding sequences within it:
- a CDS encoding SDR family oxidoreductase, producing the protein MSVKQLLDLTGKVAFITGGSRGLGLQMAEALGELGASVAISARKQHELDAAKEHLEGLGVKVITIAADLGNLEGIPAVVDQVVDQLGDIDILVNNAGATWGAPAEDYPAEGWMKVMNLNVNASFFLTQTVGKRCMIPRQTGKVINIASIAGLSGNPEGMKTIAYNTSKGAMVNFTRALAAEWGRYNINVNALCPGFFPSKMSQGLLDAQGEKMLERIPLNRFGGEEDLKGAAVLLASEAGRHITGQCLAVDGGTLVS
- a CDS encoding acyl-CoA dehydrogenase family protein, whose product is MNFELTEEQQMLNDSLRRFVTNEYGFEKRGEVIASGQGSDPATWAALAEMGLLAFTFPEAYDGLGGNAIDTMVVMENFGRSLVVEPYLATVVLAGGLIRDHGSEAQKKDILPAIGSGERLLAFAHSEPGARYNLSHVHTTARRDGDGYRISGHKTAVLHGGQAQQVIVSARTSGEPGDERGLSLFLVDTSTPGIQVDDFATHDGHRMADIQFSGVSVSADHLIGTLDEAFPAIEKATDLGIAALCAEAVGAMEAMNATTLEYIRTRKQFGVAIGKFQVLQHRMADMFIQAEQAKSMAILAASEADSDVRTQRREALSMAKTLVGQAARFVGQEGVQLHGGMGVTDEMFAAHLFKRLTLINLLFGDADHHLAQVSDGLLAASA
- a CDS encoding DUF2279 domain-containing protein, with translation MNPRALGAPRRFVRAAMLVAALACAPPAMAQCPEPISPDERLRRAASVTLTGAGVITAWGVTHWDYFSTSPSASSEGWFGQDSPEGGADKLGHLFTTYATAQGIASLYEHWCFTPENAARYGALSSFAILGYMEFGDAFSDFGFSYEDLIANAAGALAGYYRYRFPSLAEKVDLRWEYGFEPNQIDVTTDYDNSKYLVALKLNGFDAFRRGVLRHVEFHAGYYTRGYSAPDEPDERTLYVGIGLNLTDLFRRQGYRKTATFFNYYQPPGIYLAAEETPGD